The Microcoleus sp. bin38.metabat.b11b12b14.051 genome includes a window with the following:
- a CDS encoding type II toxin-antitoxin system RelE/ParE family toxin, which translates to MQNNPPLRQIIPTREFQRDLRTLSKKYRHIRSDVQPIIEKLQAGELLGVRIPGTGYEIFKVRVKNSDIQKGKSAGYRFIYYLQTMTIVILIAIYSKSEQSDIASDIILEIISEFNDLIENSVETTEEIQDKD; encoded by the coding sequence ATGCAGAATAATCCTCCTTTAAGGCAGATTATACCTACACGAGAATTTCAACGTGACTTGCGGACTCTCTCTAAAAAGTACCGCCATATTCGATCGGATGTTCAGCCGATTATTGAAAAACTGCAAGCTGGAGAGTTGCTGGGAGTTCGGATACCTGGGACTGGTTACGAGATATTTAAGGTGCGTGTCAAAAATAGCGACATTCAAAAAGGAAAAAGCGCTGGATATAGATTCATTTACTACCTTCAAACAATGACGATCGTTATCTTGATTGCCATTTATTCAAAATCCGAACAATCAGATATTGCATCCGATATAATTTTAGAAATTATCAGCGAATTTAATGATTTGATTGAAAACTCAGTAGAGACAACAGAAGAAATACAAGATAAGGACTAA
- a CDS encoding malic enzyme-like NAD(P)-binding protein, producing MVKLTPNPSFSLTIRVALPNQPGMLASVTSAIGSVGGNFGQIDLIEQTRATTVRDITVDAYSTEHSEEIVQAVKALPNIKVIDVYDRTFNLHRGGKISVESKISLKRQSDLAMAYTPGVARICTAIANDPQQVYNLTIKQNTVAIVTDGSAVLGLGNLGPEAALPVMEGKAMLFKEFAKIDAFPICLDTQDTEEIIRTVQNIAPVFGGVNLEDISSPRCFEIEARLRETLNIPIFHDDQHGTAIVSLAALINALKLVKKTIGEVCIVINGAGAAGVAIARLLRKAGAENIIMCDSKGVLSKDRTDMNPEKLEFAVASSGTLEDAIAGADVFLGVSAPGVLTRSMVRSMAENPIVFAMANPIPEIQPELIMEDAAIIATGRSDYPNQINNVLAFPGIFRGALDCKARTITTSMYLGAAYAIASLVSPSQLDKEHIIPSVFDERVAIAVAGAVQLAARAEGIARD from the coding sequence ATGGTAAAACTGACACCGAACCCTAGCTTTAGTTTAACGATTCGCGTTGCTCTGCCGAATCAGCCGGGAATGCTCGCTAGCGTCACCAGCGCGATCGGATCTGTGGGCGGTAACTTCGGCCAAATCGACTTGATTGAGCAAACTCGCGCTACTACAGTTCGCGATATCACCGTCGATGCTTACAGCACCGAGCACAGCGAGGAAATCGTGCAAGCAGTGAAAGCGCTACCGAATATCAAAGTGATCGATGTGTACGATCGCACTTTCAACCTGCACCGCGGCGGTAAAATCAGCGTAGAAAGCAAAATTTCCCTCAAACGCCAGTCAGATTTGGCAATGGCATACACCCCGGGAGTCGCCCGCATCTGTACTGCGATCGCCAATGACCCCCAACAAGTTTACAACCTGACAATCAAACAAAATACTGTTGCTATTGTTACCGACGGTAGCGCCGTTTTGGGACTGGGAAACCTCGGGCCCGAGGCCGCACTGCCAGTCATGGAAGGCAAAGCCATGCTATTTAAAGAATTTGCCAAAATAGACGCCTTTCCTATCTGTTTGGATACCCAAGATACAGAGGAAATTATTCGCACTGTGCAGAATATCGCCCCGGTTTTTGGTGGCGTCAATCTCGAGGATATTTCTTCTCCCCGCTGCTTTGAAATAGAAGCAAGATTGCGGGAAACTTTAAATATTCCGATTTTTCATGACGACCAACACGGAACTGCGATTGTCAGTTTGGCAGCATTAATTAATGCCTTGAAACTCGTCAAAAAAACAATCGGAGAAGTGTGTATCGTGATTAACGGCGCCGGGGCTGCCGGAGTGGCGATCGCCCGTTTGTTACGCAAAGCAGGCGCCGAAAACATCATCATGTGCGACTCCAAAGGCGTCCTTTCCAAAGATCGCACGGATATGAACCCAGAAAAACTAGAATTTGCTGTGGCTTCGAGCGGTACTTTGGAAGATGCGATCGCCGGTGCTGATGTATTTTTAGGTGTCAGCGCGCCCGGGGTACTGACGCGATCGATGGTGCGATCGATGGCCGAGAATCCGATCGTGTTTGCAATGGCAAATCCGATTCCCGAAATTCAACCCGAATTAATTATGGAGGATGCGGCGATCATCGCCACCGGACGCAGCGATTACCCGAATCAAATTAACAACGTGTTGGCGTTTCCGGGGATATTTCGAGGTGCTTTGGATTGCAAAGCTCGCACGATTACCACAAGTATGTATTTGGGTGCAGCTTATGCGATCGCCTCTTTAGTCAGCCCTTCTCAACTTGACAAAGAACACATTATACCGTCGGTTTTTGACGAACGAGTTGCCATTGCTGTCGCTGGTGCAGTGCAGTTGGCCGCCCGAGCCGAAGGTATCGCCCGCGATTAA
- a CDS encoding YheC/YheD family protein gives MQTNISLVLEACQELNISYEILAPNQNLVRIKLNGEYYYFVNFSMPFNNEQIVHILKDKEYTYHLLKDKIKNPQTLGFLSPFCEEKYHKYLEFKDCAEIAAEVGKTFSLPVIVKRNRGSAGNNVLLCETHEQVQAAIEIVFDVNSKNYDYVCLAQEYIDIRHEYRAVFFNQKLVLLYEKDKSDAKFAGNLSPLHWEGAKAKHITDSEIISEIENFVRPVFEEIMINYGGFDIALDTNGEYWLIEINSSPNFEIFVRDNHRRIAVEMFKGILESLIVNKKP, from the coding sequence ATGCAGACAAATATCAGTCTCGTTCTCGAAGCTTGTCAAGAGTTAAATATCAGCTATGAAATCCTCGCGCCCAACCAAAACTTAGTTAGAATTAAACTGAATGGTGAATATTATTACTTTGTTAATTTCAGTATGCCGTTTAACAACGAGCAAATTGTACATATACTTAAAGACAAAGAATATACCTATCATTTGCTGAAAGACAAGATTAAAAATCCTCAAACTCTAGGATTTCTCTCGCCTTTTTGCGAGGAAAAGTATCATAAGTATTTAGAGTTTAAAGATTGTGCAGAAATTGCAGCCGAAGTTGGCAAAACATTTTCTCTGCCGGTGATTGTGAAAAGAAATCGCGGTTCGGCTGGAAACAATGTATTGCTTTGTGAAACGCACGAGCAAGTTCAAGCAGCGATTGAAATTGTATTTGATGTCAACAGCAAAAATTATGACTATGTTTGTCTAGCTCAAGAATACATTGATATCCGACACGAATACCGGGCGGTGTTCTTTAATCAAAAGCTGGTTTTGCTGTATGAAAAAGATAAATCAGATGCTAAATTTGCGGGGAATTTAAGTCCGCTGCATTGGGAGGGCGCAAAAGCTAAGCATATTACAGATTCGGAGATTATTTCGGAAATTGAAAATTTTGTTCGCCCTGTTTTTGAAGAAATTATGATTAATTATGGTGGGTTTGATATCGCCTTAGATACAAATGGGGAATATTGGTTGATTGAAATTAATTCTAGTCCTAATTTTGAGATTTTTGTGAGAGATAATCATCGCCGGATTGCTGTAGAGATGTTTAAAGGCATCTTGGAGAGCTTGATTGTTAACAAAAAACCGTAA
- a CDS encoding helix-turn-helix transcriptional regulator, translating to MEETFGRLIRQARKDKAYSQRELAGMLSVDFTYLSKLENDRADYAPKEDVIRALARNLDINEEELIFLAGRLPQQYEALLKQNPKEMQALFRRMQENPDWLKQSFEA from the coding sequence GTGGAAGAAACATTTGGAAGACTGATCCGTCAAGCTCGCAAGGACAAGGCTTACTCACAACGTGAGCTAGCTGGTATGTTAAGTGTGGATTTTACTTATTTGTCGAAGCTGGAGAACGATCGCGCGGATTATGCGCCAAAAGAAGACGTAATCCGAGCGTTGGCGCGGAATCTCGACATTAACGAAGAGGAATTGATTTTTCTGGCGGGGAGGCTGCCTCAGCAGTACGAAGCGCTGCTGAAGCAGAATCCGAAGGAAATGCAGGCTCTTTTCCGGCGGATGCAAGAAAATCCAGATTGGCTCAAACAATCTTTTGAAGCGTAA
- a CDS encoding nucleic acid-binding protein — translation MIVLLDSGPLGILTNPKGSPVTVECRIWVRSLLLKGYKVKLPEIADYEVRRELLRANKVTGVQRLDDWKERLEYLPITTSVILKAAELWATSRQAGMPTADPKELDGDVILAAQAILAGEGGEEVVIATTNVGHLSRFVDAREWPDIQ, via the coding sequence ATGATAGTATTATTAGATTCTGGCCCTTTGGGAATATTGACAAATCCCAAAGGATCTCCAGTTACAGTTGAATGTCGGATATGGGTGCGCTCTCTGTTATTAAAAGGCTACAAAGTTAAGTTACCTGAAATAGCAGATTACGAGGTGCGAAGAGAGTTGCTCCGGGCAAATAAAGTTACAGGAGTTCAACGGCTTGATGACTGGAAAGAGAGGCTTGAATACTTGCCGATAACAACGTCAGTGATCCTGAAGGCGGCTGAGTTGTGGGCGACATCGCGTCAAGCTGGAATGCCAACAGCAGATCCCAAAGAACTTGATGGAGATGTGATTTTAGCTGCTCAAGCTATACTGGCTGGTGAAGGTGGAGAAGAGGTTGTCATTGCTACAACAAATGTCGGGCATTTGTCGCGATTTGTGGATGCTCGCGAGTGGCCAGATATTCAATAA
- the ltrA gene encoding group II intron reverse transcriptase/maturase produces MSNTSLKTTAEWNQINWRKLERQVFKLQKRIYRASVRGDVKAIRRLQKTLMKSWSAKALAVRRVTQDNKGKKTAGVDGVKSLSPKQRLDLLRTLNLSAKVSPTRRVWIDKLGTDEKRPLGIPTMNDRALQALVKLVLEPEWEARFEPNSYGFRPGRSCHDAIGAIFNAINKQPKFVLDADIAKCFDRINHEALLRKLNTSPTIRRQIRAWLKAGVMDGKQLFPTSEGTPQGGVISPLLANIALHGMEERIKEYAKTLDMKDHRGYQKGWQMKCQSLTLIRYADDFVILHEDITVVQRCRELISEWLKSMGLELKSSKTTLSHTLIEYEGKIGFDFLGFSIQQYNVGQYESKQGFKTIITPSQKKQREHYHAIASIIDAHKTAPQKALITRLNPVIRGWANYYSTVVSKDTYSKLDHEIFFKLKTWAKRRHPKQNWSEGAGNYWHTIGGSNWNFAAKEEDNNLLRLLSHAETPIVRHVKVKGNLSPYDGNLVYWSTRMGTNPEMPHRVATLLKKQKGKCTYCKLYFKEEDVMEIDHIFPRSLGGKKEYKNLQLLHRHCHDTKTTEDGSVRGSYDKGQITEEPCEGKLSRTVLKQRRGK; encoded by the coding sequence ATGTCTAATACGAGTTTAAAGACTACGGCGGAATGGAATCAGATTAACTGGCGAAAGCTGGAACGTCAGGTTTTTAAGTTGCAAAAACGAATCTACAGAGCCTCTGTCCGTGGTGATGTGAAAGCAATTCGCAGGCTCCAGAAAACGTTGATGAAGTCTTGGTCAGCAAAAGCATTGGCGGTTCGTAGGGTGACTCAGGATAACAAAGGAAAAAAGACGGCAGGTGTGGACGGGGTTAAATCACTATCCCCAAAGCAACGACTTGACCTTTTAAGAACACTAAACCTGAGTGCAAAGGTTAGCCCAACCAGACGAGTTTGGATAGACAAACTTGGTACGGATGAGAAAAGACCTTTAGGCATACCTACAATGAACGACCGCGCCTTGCAAGCACTTGTCAAACTGGTTTTAGAGCCAGAATGGGAAGCGCGATTTGAACCTAACTCATACGGGTTCAGACCTGGACGCTCATGCCATGATGCAATTGGAGCAATATTCAATGCAATAAATAAGCAGCCTAAATTTGTTTTAGATGCAGATATTGCAAAATGCTTCGACCGTATCAACCATGAAGCACTGCTAAGAAAATTAAATACATCTCCCACCATTCGCCGTCAGATACGAGCCTGGTTAAAAGCGGGGGTGATGGACGGTAAGCAGTTGTTTCCAACATCTGAGGGTACGCCACAAGGCGGGGTCATTTCCCCACTATTGGCAAACATTGCCCTTCACGGGATGGAAGAAAGAATAAAGGAATATGCGAAAACCCTGGATATGAAAGACCACCGGGGATATCAAAAAGGCTGGCAAATGAAATGCCAAAGCTTAACCCTTATTCGGTACGCCGATGACTTCGTGATTCTCCATGAAGACATAACCGTTGTCCAAAGATGCAGAGAATTAATTTCTGAATGGTTAAAAAGCATGGGATTGGAATTGAAATCAAGCAAGACAACATTAAGTCACACCTTAATCGAATATGAAGGGAAAATCGGATTCGATTTTCTAGGGTTCTCAATCCAACAATACAATGTGGGACAATATGAGTCAAAGCAAGGTTTCAAAACAATCATCACCCCAAGCCAAAAAAAGCAACGAGAACACTATCATGCAATAGCTAGTATCATAGACGCCCATAAGACAGCACCCCAAAAGGCGCTCATAACTAGGTTGAATCCAGTTATAAGAGGATGGGCAAACTACTATTCTACTGTAGTAAGCAAAGATACTTACTCAAAGCTAGACCATGAAATATTCTTCAAGCTAAAAACTTGGGCAAAACGTCGCCACCCTAAACAAAATTGGAGTGAGGGAGCCGGGAATTACTGGCACACAATCGGTGGTAGTAACTGGAATTTTGCAGCCAAAGAAGAAGATAATAATTTACTTCGGCTACTTTCACACGCCGAGACACCAATAGTGCGTCATGTGAAAGTTAAAGGCAACCTGTCACCCTATGACGGAAATCTAGTTTACTGGAGTACAAGAATGGGAACAAACCCAGAAATGCCTCACAGAGTGGCAACACTTCTGAAGAAGCAAAAAGGGAAGTGTACCTACTGCAAATTGTATTTCAAAGAAGAAGATGTAATGGAGATTGACCACATTTTCCCTCGTTCATTAGGGGGAAAAAAAGAATACAAAAATCTCCAATTACTGCATCGACATTGCCACGACACAAAAACGACTGAAGATGGTTCAGTTAGAGGTTCCTATGACAAAGGACAAATCACTGAGGAGCCGTGTGAAGGGAAACTTTCACGCACGGTTCTGAAGCAGAGACGGGGGAAGTGA
- the ltrA gene encoding group II intron reverse transcriptase/maturase: protein MKKSKTLNNQTVEWNQINWRKVERLTFKLQKRIFQASERGDVKAVRKLQKTLIRSWSAKCIAVRRVTQDNQGKNTAGVDGQKSLTPKQRINLVGKLRLTGKAKPTRRVNIPKPGTTETRPLGIPTISDRALQALVKLALEPEWEASFEPNSYGFRPGRSCHDAIEAIFTTINQKAKYVLDADIAKCFDRINHAALLKKINTFPTLRKQVKAWLKAGVLDQGYPFPTNEGTPQGGVISPLLANIALHGMEERVKQYAETLKGNESKTIKRQSLSLIRYADDFVIIHKDVNVIQECQKIIANWLSDIGLELKPSKTRLTHTLDKYDGNVGFEFLGFHIQQHKVGNYRSASNRYGVLGFCTLITPSQLKLKEHLKNLAEVIDTHKTAPQAALISKLNPIIKGWSNYYSTVSSKNTFSKADMLTYSKLRAWAKSRGEGSINKDKYWRTVGDRNWCFSTEEGLELALHGATPIVRHTKTKNTSSPYDGNWIYWSKRRGEYPETPSRVAKLLKRQKGKCTHCGLYFTPIDIVEVDHIKPTSLGGKNTYDNLQLLHKHCHDIKTANDGSLTRTYDKGKVTEERNEAKVSRSVLKER from the coding sequence ATGAAAAAGTCTAAAACGCTGAACAATCAGACGGTGGAATGGAACCAAATCAATTGGCGAAAAGTCGAACGATTGACGTTCAAGTTGCAAAAACGAATCTTTCAAGCGAGTGAACGTGGTGATGTTAAAGCAGTTCGCAAGCTCCAAAAGACCCTGATTAGGTCTTGGTCTGCAAAATGTATCGCAGTCAGAAGGGTGACACAAGATAACCAAGGGAAAAATACTGCTGGTGTGGATGGACAAAAAAGTTTGACCCCAAAGCAACGTATTAACTTGGTAGGAAAGTTAAGGCTAACGGGCAAGGCAAAACCCACTCGTAGGGTTAATATTCCCAAACCCGGAACAACCGAAACCCGACCATTAGGAATACCTACAATATCTGACCGTGCTTTGCAAGCGCTGGTAAAGCTAGCGCTAGAACCAGAATGGGAGGCTAGTTTCGAGCCAAACTCTTATGGTTTTAGACCAGGGCGTTCCTGTCACGATGCAATAGAAGCAATTTTTACCACTATCAACCAGAAAGCCAAATACGTGCTAGATGCTGATATTGCCAAATGCTTTGACCGCATAAACCATGCCGCGTTACTCAAGAAAATTAACACATTCCCAACTTTAAGAAAACAAGTGAAAGCTTGGCTTAAAGCCGGAGTGTTAGACCAAGGCTATCCTTTTCCTACCAACGAAGGCACACCACAAGGTGGCGTTATTTCACCCCTTTTGGCAAATATAGCCCTACATGGAATGGAAGAAAGAGTCAAACAATATGCCGAAACATTAAAAGGGAATGAAAGTAAGACGATTAAACGTCAATCCCTGAGTTTGATTCGTTACGCCGATGATTTTGTGATAATTCACAAAGACGTAAACGTAATACAGGAATGCCAAAAAATAATCGCAAACTGGTTAAGTGACATCGGACTGGAGTTGAAACCTAGTAAAACAAGATTAACCCACACCCTCGACAAATACGACGGAAATGTTGGGTTTGAGTTTCTAGGATTCCATATTCAACAGCACAAAGTAGGGAACTATCGAAGTGCATCGAACAGATATGGAGTTCTTGGTTTCTGCACACTAATCACCCCTTCCCAACTCAAGCTTAAGGAACACCTAAAAAACCTTGCAGAAGTAATAGACACTCATAAGACCGCGCCACAGGCAGCTTTGATATCAAAACTCAACCCAATCATCAAAGGCTGGTCAAACTATTACTCCACCGTATCGAGTAAGAACACTTTCTCAAAAGCAGATATGCTCACATACAGCAAGTTAAGAGCTTGGGCGAAAAGTAGGGGAGAAGGTAGCATCAACAAGGACAAATACTGGAGAACAGTAGGCGACCGTAACTGGTGTTTCAGTACGGAAGAAGGACTAGAACTAGCACTACACGGTGCAACACCAATAGTGCGACACACAAAAACAAAGAACACTTCTAGTCCCTATGACGGCAACTGGATTTATTGGAGCAAGCGACGCGGAGAATACCCAGAAACGCCTAGTAGAGTTGCAAAATTACTCAAAAGGCAGAAAGGTAAATGTACCCACTGTGGTCTGTACTTTACACCTATAGACATTGTAGAAGTTGACCATATAAAACCAACATCACTAGGTGGTAAAAACACCTACGATAACCTTCAACTTTTACACAAACACTGCCACGATATCAAAACAGCCAATGATGGCTCACTAACTCGTACCTATGACAAAGGTAAAGTTACTGAGGAGCGGAATGAAGCGAAAGTTTCACGTTCCGTTCTGAAGGAGAGGTAG
- a CDS encoding ImmA/IrrE family metallo-endopeptidase: MSIFKPYCFYPKESIERLANDILMQMQKTQNFAPKWPFEATTVADFLDLGVVWDYIEPDSEGAIAARILPQQRLIEINELILEKPPGFIESTIAHEIGHWVLHVNQDEADGTVQQLELDLGDRTKTAQDVEEPFVCRGASADNKVLSIEWQAQYFASCLLMPRCILEDKRQGRDLTKWSHLYKMRDELGVSISNLTNRLQEFGWIYIPKGTREIYAGKEAANGQQRLFG; the protein is encoded by the coding sequence GTGAGTATTTTTAAACCGTATTGCTTCTATCCCAAAGAATCGATCGAGCGTTTGGCAAATGACATCCTGATGCAGATGCAGAAAACGCAAAATTTTGCTCCGAAATGGCCTTTTGAAGCGACAACGGTGGCTGATTTCCTGGATTTGGGCGTAGTCTGGGACTACATTGAGCCGGACTCCGAAGGTGCGATCGCCGCGAGGATTTTACCCCAGCAGCGGTTAATCGAAATCAACGAATTGATTCTCGAAAAACCGCCGGGGTTCATCGAATCGACGATCGCCCACGAAATCGGGCACTGGGTGCTGCACGTCAATCAAGACGAAGCAGACGGAACTGTGCAACAGTTGGAACTAGATTTGGGCGATCGAACAAAAACCGCCCAAGATGTCGAGGAACCGTTTGTGTGTCGGGGCGCGAGTGCGGATAATAAGGTTTTGTCGATCGAATGGCAAGCCCAATATTTCGCAAGCTGCTTGTTAATGCCCCGATGTATTTTGGAAGATAAAAGACAAGGACGAGATTTAACAAAGTGGTCGCATTTATACAAAATGAGAGATGAATTGGGAGTGAGCATTTCCAATTTGACCAACCGCTTGCAAGAGTTTGGCTGGATTTACATTCCCAAGGGAACCCGCGAGATTTATGCTGGGAAAGAGGCAGCAAACGGGCAACAGCGGCTGTTCGGATAG
- the argS gene encoding arginine--tRNA ligase: protein MNSIAQQLKTRFEKAFTSAFGESYADTDLMLAPAGNPKFGDFQCNAAMSLGKKLGKPPRAIASTIVENLDIADICETPEIAGPGFINLKLKPAYLEAQVSAIAADTRLGISPTQTPQRIAIDFSSPNIAKEMHVGHLRSTIIGDAIARTLEFQGHHVLRINHIGDWGTQFGMLITHLRIVHPEALTTADSLDLGDLVAFYRQAKQRFDTDETFKETARQEVVKLQAGAEDTRRAWKLLCDQSRREFQVIYDLLDIKLTERGESFYNPLLPAVVADLTELGLLVESDGAKCVFVEGFTNFEGEPLPLIVQKTDGGYNYATTDLAAIRYRIQQDNAKRLIYVTDSGQSNHFAQVFAVARKANWIPEDVEIIHIPFGLVCGEDGKRLKTRSGDAVRLQDLLDEAIVRTRQDLEDRLKAEERQETAEFINNVSRTVGLSAVKYADLSQNRASNYVFSYDKMLALQGNTAPYMLYAYVRVQGIRRKGEIDFDNLDAGATVILQSDAELVLAKHLLQFNEIVNAVGGDLLPNRICQYLFELSQKFNQFFEQCPVLKAEEPLRTSRLILCDLTARTLKLGLGLLGIQVLERM, encoded by the coding sequence ATGAACTCGATCGCCCAACAGTTAAAAACAAGATTTGAAAAAGCCTTCACCTCCGCATTCGGCGAGAGTTATGCCGATACGGATCTGATGCTAGCGCCTGCGGGGAATCCCAAGTTTGGGGACTTTCAGTGCAACGCGGCGATGAGTTTGGGGAAAAAGCTAGGCAAGCCCCCGCGGGCGATCGCCTCTACGATCGTCGAAAATCTAGATATTGCCGACATCTGCGAAACCCCAGAAATCGCCGGCCCGGGTTTTATCAATTTGAAGCTGAAACCGGCTTATTTAGAAGCGCAAGTTAGCGCGATCGCCGCCGACACCCGTTTGGGGATTTCGCCGACTCAAACGCCTCAGAGAATCGCGATCGACTTTTCGAGCCCGAATATCGCCAAAGAAATGCACGTCGGACATTTGCGATCGACAATCATCGGAGATGCGATCGCCCGCACCCTCGAATTTCAAGGCCACCACGTACTCAGAATCAACCACATCGGCGACTGGGGCACCCAATTCGGAATGCTCATCACACACCTGCGGATCGTTCACCCAGAAGCCCTCACCACCGCTGACTCCCTAGACTTAGGCGATTTAGTCGCATTTTACCGCCAAGCAAAACAGCGCTTCGACACAGACGAAACCTTCAAAGAAACCGCCCGCCAAGAAGTAGTAAAACTGCAAGCAGGCGCAGAAGACACCCGCCGCGCCTGGAAACTCCTGTGCGATCAATCCCGCCGCGAATTCCAAGTAATCTACGACTTACTCGACATCAAACTAACCGAACGCGGCGAATCATTTTACAATCCATTATTGCCCGCAGTAGTCGCAGACTTAACCGAGTTAGGTTTGCTAGTAGAAAGCGACGGCGCAAAATGCGTATTTGTAGAAGGTTTCACCAACTTTGAAGGCGAACCATTACCGCTAATCGTCCAGAAAACCGACGGCGGCTACAACTACGCCACAACAGACTTAGCCGCCATCCGTTACCGTATCCAACAAGACAATGCAAAGCGCTTAATTTACGTCACAGATTCGGGACAATCCAACCATTTCGCCCAAGTATTTGCAGTAGCCAGAAAAGCCAATTGGATTCCCGAAGATGTCGAGATTATCCACATTCCCTTCGGTTTGGTATGCGGAGAGGATGGCAAAAGATTAAAAACTCGTTCTGGGGATGCAGTGCGGCTGCAAGATTTGCTCGATGAGGCGATCGTCCGCACCCGCCAAGATTTAGAAGATAGATTAAAAGCAGAAGAAAGACAGGAAACGGCAGAATTTATTAACAACGTATCTCGAACAGTTGGTTTGAGTGCCGTCAAGTATGCCGACTTAAGTCAAAACCGCGCCAGTAACTATGTATTTAGCTACGACAAAATGCTCGCATTGCAAGGAAACACCGCACCTTATATGCTGTATGCTTACGTGCGTGTGCAGGGAATTCGCCGCAAAGGTGAAATTGATTTTGACAACTTAGATGCTGGTGCGACAGTGATTTTGCAATCCGATGCCGAATTGGTATTAGCAAAGCATTTATTGCAGTTCAATGAAATTGTAAATGCTGTTGGCGGCGACTTATTGCCAAATAGAATTTGTCAGTATTTGTTTGAATTAAGTCAAAAGTTCAATCAATTTTTTGAGCAATGTCCGGTGTTGAAAGCTGAGGAACCATTGCGAACTTCGCGGCTAATCTTGTGCGACTTGACGGCGAGGACTTTGAAATTAGGATTAGGACTTTTAGGAATTCAAGTGTTAGAAAGGATGTAA